A DNA window from Impatiens glandulifera chromosome 7, dImpGla2.1, whole genome shotgun sequence contains the following coding sequences:
- the LOC124944840 gene encoding 11-beta-hydroxysteroid dehydrogenase-like 4A — protein MDFIQDILDIIAPILSIFLFPIILPLIIFHNIIKFISNSFFKKANLAGKVVLITGASSGIGEQLAYEYARKGARLVLVVRREERLFQVSEKARRLGSPEVLVACADVSKRKDCKECVAKAISHFGILDHLVNNAGIHNPVSTFEDITDFDSFMPMMNINFWGTIYLTRYAIPYLKKNKGKIIAVASSGAWLPIPGISMYSATKGAMISFYEVLRSEIGSDVQVTIVAPGLVNSEMTMAEEFIKKVNMVRSPVESAERCAKSIIRRACYGEKFVLEPAWMRTVYFWNQLCPELTQWIENWILQTQSWSSQSGSSSMNHGLKVE, from the exons ATGGATTTTATTCAAGACATATTGGATATTATTGCCCCAATTCTATCAATCTTCTTGTTCCCCATCATCTTGCCtcttattatatttcataatattatcaaattcattTCAAACAGTTTCTTTAAGAAGGCTAATCTCGCCGGAAAAGTAGTCCTCATCACCGGTGCTTCTTCCGGCATAGGAGAG cAACTCGCATATGAGTATGCAAGGAAAGGAGCTCGGCTCGTGCTTGTTGTGCGGCGAGAAGAGCGACTCTTTCAGGTGTCAGAGAAGGCGAGGCGGTTAGGGTCGCCGGAGGTGCTGGTGGCATGTGCCGACGTGTCAAAACGCAAGGACTGCAAAGAATGTGTTGCAAAAGCAATAAGTCATTTTGGAATAT TGGATCATCTAGTGAACAATGCAGGAATTCATAATCCAGTCTCCACTTTTGAAGATATTACTGATTTTGACTCTTTTATGCCCATGATg AACATAAACTTTTGGGGTACAATTTATTTAACCAGATATGCAATTCCATACCTAAAGAAGAACAAAGGGAAGATCATTGCAGTAGCATCTTCGGGCGCATGGCTACCCATTCCGGGTATATCGATGTATAGT GCTACAAAAGGTGCGATGATAAGCTTTTACGAAGTTTTGAGATCGGAGATTGGATCAGACGTTCAAGTAACAATCGTGGCACCAGGTTTAGTGAACTCAGAAATGACTATGGCTGAAGAATTTATCAAGAAG GTAAATATGGTTCGTTCGCCGGTGGAGTCAGCAGAAAGATGTGCGAAATCGATCATAAGAAGGGCGTGTTATGGGGAGAAGTTTGTCTTGGAGCCTGCCTGGATGAGGACTGTGTATTTTTGGAACCAACTTTGTCCAGAGTTAACACAATGGATCGAGAATTGGATATTGCAAACACAATCTTGGTCTAGTCAATCTGGGTCTAGTTCAATGAATCATGGTTTAAAGGTGGAATAA
- the LOC124945678 gene encoding DEK domain-containing chromatin-associated protein 1-like — translation MEIETQTLEAKEQQDNTAADAVQLQKLTDKEIEKGIEDTEAETDKKDENEGEGADILEVKEETEGKEEGITVKRGGKGRSKNSSKSSALEKVEDETLKEPVTPHERPTRERKTVQRFSVPQSARSVTKVVSIEKGKGTPLKDIPNVAYKLSKRKPDDNLQILHSVLFGKKTKTHTLKKNIGQFSGFVWIENEEKQKGKVKERLDKCVKEKLLDFCDVLNIPINKTSAKKEEVSIKLLEFLESPYATTDTLLAEKEQKSKKRKAKGTKSRERLPKKTKVTETGDKDEQMSEAEKDGDDEDEAVPSDNSSDSEGDAEKNQEQESDDVSKSEGKEEGSEEDDEVDEKPEKELSSEKKTTKKTLKEPESKASGKPKPAKEDKSSKSPRKSTKKKHASDDEEASGSASKLKVVSANKRNKVDKEDTKSSVKEKGTRNTKQSKKVLTKDQGKGKAGKKSKLEPMKEEIHSAVEEILKEVDFNTATLSDIIKLLGKQFGVDLTHRKAEVKEIITEVINNMSGDEEEEEEDGDDDDDDDGGDSN, via the exons ATGGAGATAGAAACCCAAACCCTAGAAGCCAAAGAGCAGCAAGACAACACGGCTGCCGATGCGGTACAATTGCAGAAGTTGACGGATAAGGAGATAGAGAAAGGAATAGAGGATACGGAAGCTGAAACAGATAAGAAAGATGAGAACGAAGGGGAGGGTGCTGACATATTAGAAGTAAAGGAGGAAACTGAAGGGAAAGAGGAAGGAATTACAGTCAAAAGAGGCGGTAAAGGGAGATCTAAGAATTCGAGTAAGTCATCAGCCTTAGAGAAGGTTGAGGATGAGACCTTGAAAGAGCCAGTTACGCCACATGAAAGGCCGACACGAGAAAGGAAGACAGTCCAACGTTTTTCAGTACCCCAATCTGCAAGAAGTGTGACCAAGGTGGTTTCAATTGAGAAG GGTAAAGGCACGCCACTTAAAGATATACCAAATG TGGCTTACAAGTTGTCCAAGAGAAAGCCAGATGATAATTTGCAGATTCTTCACTCTGTCCTTTTTGGGAAGAAAACAAAG ACACACACATTAAAGAAAAACATTGGCCAGTTTTCTGGTTTTGTGTGGATTGAAAATGAG GAAAAGCAAAAGGGTAAAGTTAAGGAGAGACTTGATAAATGTGTCAAGGAGAAGCTATTGGATTTCTGCGATGTCCTGAACATTCCAATTAACAAGACTTCTGCAAAGAAA GAGGAAGTTTCAATAAAGTTATTGGAATTTTTGGAGTCTCCCTATGCTACCACAGATACCCTGCTTGCAGAGAAGGAACAG AAAAGCAAAAAGCGAAAGGCAAAGGGTACGAAATCTCGAGAACGGCTTCCCAAG AAGACAAAGGTAACTGAAACTGGTGATAAGGATGAACAAATGTCTGAAGCAGAAAAAGATggagatgatgaagatgaagctGTGCCTTCAGATAACAGTTCTGATTCTGAAGGTGATGCTGAGAAGAATCAGGAGCAAGAAAGTGATGATGTGAGTAAGTCAGAAGGCAAGGAAGAAGGATCTGAAGAAGACGATGAAGTAGATGAAAAGCCTGAAAAGGAACTGTCATCTGagaaaaaaacaactaaaaagACTTTGAAAGAGCCTGAGAGTAAAGCAAGTGGCAAACCCAAACCTGCCAAGGAGGATAAGTCTTCAAAATCCCCGAGAAAATCTACTAAAAAGAAGCATGCAAGTGATGATGAGGAAGCTTCCGGATCAGCTTCAAAACTAAAGGTTGTCTCAGCAAATAAGAGGAACAAAGTTGACAAGGAAGACACAAAATCCTCAGTGAAGGAGAAAGGCACAAGAAACACGAAGCAATCAAAAAAGGTGTTGACAAAGGATCAAG GAAAAGGAAAAGCTGGGAAGAAATCAAAGCTAGAGCCGATGAAAGAAGAGATACATTCAGCGGTTGAAGAGATTTTGAAAGAAGTGGACTTCAATACT GCAACTTTGTCAGATATTATCAAATTACTAG GCAAACAGTTTGGGGTAGATCTAACGCATAGAAAAGCGGAAGTTAAGGAGATAATTACAGAAGTTATAAACAATATGTCCggtgatgaggaagaagaagaagaagatggtgatgatgacgacgacgaCGATGGTGGAGATAGCAACTAA